In the Paenibacillus pabuli genome, one interval contains:
- a CDS encoding DgaE family pyridoxal phosphate-dependent ammonia lyase: MDHSLQARYGLKRVINASGRMSILGVSAPTDSVMEAMKQGGQKYVEIADLVDKSGEYIARLLGSEGAVVVNSASSGIALSVAAMVTAGDPRLSLRLHQEPVLKNEIIMLKGHNVQYGAPIETMVFLGGGRVVEVGYANEGRQEHIEQAIGEYTAAILYVKSHHAVQKNMISVEEAWAVAQRSGVPLIVDAAAEEDLLKYVQYSDLAIYSGSKAIEGPTSGIVAGKKKYTEWLKIQLHGIGRSMKVGKETTFGLLQALEEYQDKADNSEQEKQTLDTLQLLAELPGVSVRIVQDEAGRAIFRGRIQIDSAVAGLDARDVNDQLREGEVAVYTRDYGVNQGYFDIDPRSLQGDDLQVIVSRIHEIVGGTPE; the protein is encoded by the coding sequence ATGGATCACTCATTACAAGCTAGATATGGACTGAAGCGTGTTATAAATGCCAGCGGTAGAATGAGCATTCTTGGCGTTTCCGCACCAACGGATTCGGTCATGGAGGCAATGAAACAAGGCGGACAGAAATACGTGGAAATTGCGGATCTTGTAGACAAATCGGGAGAATATATTGCACGCCTGCTTGGTTCGGAAGGGGCGGTTGTTGTGAACTCGGCATCCAGCGGCATAGCCCTGTCGGTGGCTGCCATGGTGACCGCCGGAGATCCGCGGCTCAGTCTTCGCCTGCATCAAGAGCCGGTATTGAAGAATGAAATTATTATGCTAAAAGGTCACAATGTGCAGTATGGAGCACCTATTGAAACCATGGTATTCCTTGGCGGCGGCCGGGTTGTGGAAGTTGGATACGCCAATGAAGGTCGTCAGGAGCATATTGAACAGGCCATCGGTGAATATACTGCGGCCATTCTCTATGTCAAATCCCATCACGCCGTCCAGAAGAACATGATCTCTGTGGAAGAGGCCTGGGCGGTTGCGCAGCGCAGCGGAGTCCCGCTAATTGTTGACGCGGCTGCAGAAGAGGATCTGCTTAAATATGTCCAATATTCGGATCTGGCGATTTACAGCGGATCCAAAGCAATTGAAGGTCCTACTTCCGGGATTGTTGCCGGTAAAAAGAAATACACCGAGTGGTTAAAGATCCAGCTGCACGGGATCGGCCGGAGCATGAAGGTCGGCAAAGAGACTACCTTCGGGCTGCTTCAGGCGCTGGAGGAATACCAGGATAAAGCCGATAACAGCGAACAGGAAAAGCAGACCCTTGACACTCTTCAGCTGTTGGCCGAGCTTCCTGGGGTTTCAGTCCGTATCGTGCAGGATGAAGCGGGCAGAGCGATTTTCCGTGGACGCATCCAGATTGATTCCGCTGTTGCAGGGTTGGATGCGAGGGATGTGAATGACCAGCTGCGTGAAGGCGAGGTTGCGGTATATACCCGGGACTATGGCGTAAACCAGGGTTATTTCGATATTGATCCAAGGTCGCTGCAAGGTGATGATCTTCAGGTCATCGTCAGCAGAATACATGAAATCGTGGGGGGAACACCAGAATGA
- the dagF gene encoding 2-dehydro-3-deoxy-phosphogluconate aldolase, producing the protein MTNIQQCLYKNRAALNVLAGSIGNAKEVYEAAEGYVLVGVLSKNYASAEEAVAAMTEYGQAIQDAVSIGLGAGDNRQAAVVAEIAASYPGSHINQVFPAVGATRVNLGAKDSWINSLVSPCGEPGYVNISTGPVSSGTTPHAIVPVHAAIALVRDMGGNALKYYPMQGLKLEEEYRAVAKACGEAGFALEPTGGIDLDNFGAILEIALQAGVPQVIPHVYSSIFEPETGSTNVQDVRRLLDMMKSLVDQYA; encoded by the coding sequence ATGACGAATATTCAGCAGTGTCTGTATAAGAACAGGGCAGCACTTAATGTACTGGCTGGCAGTATCGGGAACGCTAAGGAAGTATACGAAGCTGCGGAAGGATATGTACTGGTAGGTGTGCTCTCCAAAAATTATGCTTCGGCGGAGGAAGCGGTAGCCGCTATGACTGAATATGGTCAGGCTATTCAAGATGCTGTATCCATAGGGCTCGGGGCCGGTGACAACCGCCAGGCAGCAGTTGTGGCGGAGATTGCCGCAAGTTATCCGGGAAGCCATATCAACCAGGTATTTCCGGCGGTGGGGGCAACCCGCGTCAATCTGGGAGCCAAGGACAGCTGGATTAACAGCCTGGTCTCTCCATGCGGGGAGCCAGGCTATGTAAATATATCGACCGGCCCCGTCAGTTCAGGGACGACTCCGCATGCTATTGTTCCCGTTCATGCCGCCATTGCACTGGTGCGTGACATGGGCGGCAATGCGCTCAAATATTATCCGATGCAGGGGCTGAAGCTGGAGGAGGAGTACCGTGCGGTTGCCAAGGCCTGCGGAGAAGCTGGATTTGCTCTGGAGCCTACGGGCGGAATCGATCTGGATAACTTCGGAGCCATACTGGAGATTGCACTTCAGGCAGGCGTGCCACAGGTTATCCCACATGTTTATTCCTCTATTTTCGAGCCAGAGACGGGGAGTACGAATGTGCAGGATGTTCGCAGACTGCTCGATATGATGAAATCGCTGGTGGACCAGTATGCCTAG
- a CDS encoding sugar kinase produces MPRIAAFGEVMMRLQVPGYETLVQSSRLEYSFSGSGVNVTAALAKYGHTGVLITTLPETSVGEAAIAYLRKLGVDTSLISRGGKQLGMYFLENGFGARPGRVTYTDRLGSSFNTAEASNYDMEALASKVDVLHLCGITLAMNEGVRQQMKRLAVEVKGAGGKVVFDCNYRPALWGTDGYIKARPHYEELLELADLVLMNEKDARFILGIGTGDYDRITQLKQAIPEVVERFGIGTVAGTHREINADNTHSLTGYIYHQATFVFSPKLTFPVYDRIGAGDVFASAMIHGELQQYPQQQTVNMAAAAAMLAHTTQGDTALFSESEVLRALSDHTLDLER; encoded by the coding sequence ATGCCTAGGATTGCTGCTTTTGGTGAAGTGATGATGCGTCTGCAGGTTCCGGGCTACGAAACGTTGGTCCAGAGCAGCAGGCTGGAGTATTCTTTCTCCGGGAGCGGGGTGAATGTAACGGCAGCACTGGCCAAATACGGCCATACCGGTGTTCTTATAACCACCTTGCCGGAAACCTCGGTGGGCGAAGCAGCTATCGCTTATCTGCGCAAGCTTGGAGTGGACACTTCACTAATCAGCCGTGGCGGCAAGCAGTTGGGGATGTACTTTCTGGAAAATGGCTTTGGAGCCCGGCCCGGCAGAGTCACTTACACCGACCGGCTGGGCAGCAGTTTCAATACCGCAGAGGCGAGCAACTATGATATGGAAGCTCTTGCCTCCAAGGTCGACGTTCTTCATTTGTGCGGCATTACGCTGGCTATGAATGAAGGCGTGCGCCAGCAAATGAAACGGCTTGCTGTGGAAGTGAAGGGTGCGGGGGGCAAGGTTGTTTTTGATTGCAATTACCGTCCTGCGTTATGGGGAACAGATGGCTATATTAAGGCCCGTCCGCACTATGAAGAACTGCTCGAGCTTGCGGACCTGGTATTGATGAATGAGAAGGATGCGCGGTTTATTCTTGGCATTGGAACCGGAGATTATGATAGAATAACACAGTTGAAACAAGCGATTCCCGAAGTTGTCGAACGCTTCGGAATCGGAACGGTAGCGGGAACCCACCGTGAGATTAACGCAGACAACACGCATTCCCTAACAGGATATATCTATCATCAAGCTACGTTCGTGTTTTCCCCCAAGCTGACCTTCCCGGTGTATGACCGGATCGGAGCCGGCGATGTGTTTGCCAGTGCCATGATCCACGGGGAATTGCAGCAATACCCGCAGCAGCAGACGGTTAATATGGCAGCGGCGGCAGCGATGCTGGCCCATACTACTCAAGGCGATACAGCGCTTTTTAGCGAGAGTGAGGTGCTCCGGGCGCTGTCAGACCATACCTTAGATCTTGAAAGGTAG
- a CDS encoding GntR family transcriptional regulator, producing the protein MSLKRKQGPLYQQIQKILKDRILHGVYPLGSIIPSEPQLEKEFGVSKMTVRGAVQELSQEGYVQKKSGIGTIVMRNTSHQKLSKGKRFTELLVEEGHKLEKRVLNSRLVTNDAGTEEYGRYGPYCQRIERLYILNGQPYIHLIHFLAAAALPGGGTQEMDTDIQSLYDSLEENDIMLENFRDRFFVEPAPPEVCQLLEIPPGMHVLKRLRNSFDGEGRLIEHSIGCYNTELHHYLVSYDT; encoded by the coding sequence GTGTCCCTGAAGCGCAAGCAAGGTCCTTTATATCAGCAAATCCAAAAAATTCTCAAAGACCGGATACTCCATGGCGTTTATCCTCTCGGAAGCATCATTCCCTCCGAGCCGCAGCTGGAGAAGGAATTTGGCGTCAGTAAAATGACGGTCCGCGGTGCGGTTCAGGAGCTGTCCCAAGAAGGCTATGTGCAGAAGAAAAGCGGAATTGGCACGATTGTGATGCGCAATACTTCTCATCAGAAGCTCTCTAAGGGGAAACGGTTTACGGAGCTGCTCGTAGAAGAGGGCCATAAGCTGGAAAAGAGAGTACTGAATTCCCGGTTAGTCACCAATGATGCCGGAACGGAGGAATATGGCCGCTACGGGCCGTATTGCCAGCGGATTGAAAGACTCTACATTCTGAACGGACAGCCTTATATTCATCTGATACACTTCTTGGCTGCAGCTGCTCTGCCTGGTGGAGGTACGCAAGAAATGGATACAGACATACAGTCGCTGTATGACTCACTGGAGGAGAACGACATTATGCTGGAGAACTTCAGGGACCGTTTCTTTGTAGAACCGGCACCTCCCGAGGTATGCCAGCTGCTGGAGATCCCACCGGGGATGCATGTGCTTAAGCGCCTGCGTAACTCCTTCGACGGGGAAGGAAGACTAATTGAGCACAGTATCGGCTGCTATAACACAGAGCTTCATCATTACCTGGTCAGTTACGACACTTGA
- a CDS encoding peptidylprolyl isomerase encodes MDNNKPSESGNEEEMKDSLTEEREPQQETTLVPEMQEEEIQGNPSEVHPQAAKGKNSVVWMVISGVLAAALIVVLIYPPFGGGRESVASVNGTDISKDELYNELISLGGESTLNSMITMKLIDQEATKANVSVTEKDVNAEIESLKTQYGGEEGLNMALSQSGMTMDSLKKNTEVQVKIRKILEPQTTVKDEDISAYYEANKATFATPEQVRASHILVATKEEADEIKKQLDEGADFATLAKDKSTDTASAASGGDLGFFGEGEMVEPFEKAAFSMKIDEISDPIKSDFGYHIIKKTDSKEATNPTQEDKKEDIRKILVEQQVGELSTNWMTELRSKATIVNTLEPAEESADTATSAADTESSTKE; translated from the coding sequence ATGGATAATAACAAACCGTCAGAATCCGGCAATGAAGAAGAAATGAAAGATTCTTTGACAGAAGAGCGGGAACCACAGCAAGAAACAACCTTGGTGCCGGAAATGCAAGAAGAGGAGATTCAAGGGAACCCATCAGAGGTTCATCCACAGGCGGCTAAAGGGAAAAACAGTGTGGTCTGGATGGTAATCTCGGGAGTTCTAGCTGCTGCACTTATCGTTGTACTCATATATCCACCGTTCGGCGGAGGCAGGGAGTCTGTGGCTTCGGTCAATGGCACGGACATTTCAAAGGACGAGCTGTATAATGAATTGATTTCTCTAGGTGGCGAGAGCACACTAAACTCCATGATTACGATGAAATTGATAGATCAGGAGGCAACAAAGGCCAACGTGTCTGTTACGGAAAAAGATGTGAATGCCGAGATTGAATCACTAAAAACCCAGTATGGCGGTGAAGAAGGGCTTAATATGGCACTTTCACAATCCGGTATGACCATGGATTCACTTAAGAAAAATACGGAAGTACAAGTGAAGATCCGTAAAATTTTAGAGCCGCAAACGACAGTAAAAGATGAGGATATCAGTGCTTATTATGAGGCGAACAAAGCGACGTTCGCCACTCCGGAGCAGGTAAGAGCATCCCATATCCTTGTGGCAACAAAAGAAGAAGCTGATGAAATAAAGAAACAGCTTGATGAAGGAGCCGATTTTGCAACCCTGGCAAAAGATAAATCCACAGATACAGCCTCTGCAGCGAGTGGTGGGGATCTTGGATTCTTCGGAGAAGGTGAAATGGTAGAACCTTTTGAGAAAGCAGCTTTCTCCATGAAAATCGATGAGATCAGTGACCCGATTAAATCGGATTTTGGTTACCACATCATCAAGAAGACAGATTCTAAAGAAGCAACCAATCCCACACAGGAAGACAAAAAGGAAGATATTCGTAAAATACTGGTGGAGCAGCAAGTCGGTGAACTCAGTACCAATTGGATGACCGAATTGCGTTCCAAAGCAACCATTGTCAATACACTTGAACCAGCAGAAGAAAGTGCGGATACTGCAACCTCCGCTGCAGATACAGAGTCTTCTACCAAGGAATAA
- a CDS encoding serine hydrolase domain-containing protein — MLIMKKRMFIAISCLLLLCSIWPNFVSATKARDRSEILQNIDEYMNRSMEVNQIRAASLSIVKGNEVYYAKGYGTFENGQSVTSDTHFPIASLSKSFTALAVLQLADNGLIDLDAAYNSYFPDNLAQDPRVHNITVRHLLNQTSGLNDQINPDMTRKPQFQTLHEVNRLLTEVQLAHSPGTAYSYHNPNYVLLANLVENVSGERFSDYLNKHIFQPLGMNHTFSVSTTQQFYENVTIPLGHYLSLGRAVGQTEPMWFIEGPAGIVSTAEDMSLWMLAQYHEHLLSPTLMKQYHAAGAIGPYGMGWLADQDESWGRIISHSGIFWTYKSEEKIFLDEQMGIAVMFNSGLNAYVNYSTFIDEIAKIMRGEKHATSFVNGRNMEMIMITLIVATLLWGVYACFRIRRRNQILTIRKMMWITIGRIIPIVILVFLSPLMTFIGGGRVLPWFGIWTTLSTPIIWLVVWSIVNLVHLACYYYVYVQHKKYS, encoded by the coding sequence ATGCTTATAATGAAAAAAAGAATGTTTATTGCCATCAGCTGCTTACTATTGTTATGTTCCATATGGCCGAACTTCGTTTCCGCCACGAAAGCCCGAGACAGGTCAGAAATTCTGCAAAATATCGACGAATATATGAATCGGAGTATGGAAGTCAATCAGATCAGGGCTGCCTCACTGTCCATTGTTAAGGGCAATGAGGTCTACTACGCAAAAGGCTATGGAACGTTCGAAAACGGCCAAAGCGTTACTAGCGACACTCATTTCCCCATTGCTTCCTTAAGCAAGTCCTTTACCGCACTAGCTGTGCTGCAGCTGGCGGACAACGGCCTGATTGACCTGGATGCAGCATACAATTCATATTTTCCAGACAATCTTGCACAGGACCCCCGCGTTCACAACATCACGGTCCGCCATTTATTGAATCAGACTAGCGGTCTCAATGACCAAATAAATCCGGATATGACGAGGAAGCCACAATTCCAAACCCTGCATGAGGTGAACCGGTTATTAACCGAGGTACAACTGGCCCATAGCCCTGGAACAGCCTACAGCTATCATAATCCCAATTACGTGCTGCTGGCGAACCTCGTGGAAAATGTGAGCGGAGAGCGCTTTTCGGATTATCTGAATAAACATATCTTCCAACCGCTGGGGATGAACCATACCTTCAGTGTCAGCACAACGCAGCAATTCTATGAGAATGTAACGATTCCGCTAGGACATTACTTGAGTTTGGGACGTGCCGTAGGACAAACGGAACCGATGTGGTTTATCGAAGGCCCGGCCGGTATCGTTTCAACCGCGGAGGACATGTCCCTTTGGATGCTTGCACAATATCACGAACACCTACTTTCTCCTACCCTAATGAAACAATATCACGCGGCTGGGGCCATCGGTCCTTACGGCATGGGCTGGCTTGCAGACCAAGACGAATCCTGGGGCCGAATTATCTCCCATAGCGGCATTTTCTGGACATACAAGTCAGAAGAAAAGATATTTCTGGACGAACAGATGGGCATTGCGGTGATGTTTAATTCCGGATTAAACGCTTATGTGAATTACTCGACTTTTATTGATGAAATCGCGAAGATTATGAGAGGGGAGAAACATGCTACCTCATTTGTGAACGGTCGAAATATGGAAATGATCATGATTACGCTAATCGTCGCCACGCTCTTATGGGGCGTATATGCCTGTTTTCGCATCCGACGGAGGAACCAAATCCTAACGATCCGTAAAATGATGTGGATAACGATCGGAAGAATTATTCCGATTGTAATCCTCGTGTTCCTGTCCCCATTGATGACGTTTATCGGCGGAGGACGCGTGCTGCCTTGGTTCGGCATCTGGACTACGCTGTCAACTCCCATCATATGGCTTGTTGTATGGTCCATTGTTAATCTCGTGCATTTGGCTTGCTATTATTACGTCTATGTACAGCATAAAAAGTACAGCTAG
- a CDS encoding HAMP domain-containing sensor histidine kinase yields MAKLMNGRLFKRFTLRQSFILLSVATLIAVLAVITLEFNWAEKLRQRFGETDWVLPSLVAAVMLTVTAGIITMAILFYRWKLKRPLELLNRASEKISANDLDFRISYDSRDEMGELVAAFENMRSTLEKNVRMLWRSVEERKKLNAIFAHDLRTPLSVLKGNTELLAAYLPEKKLSEEKVLELIHTMNLNIVRLENYTEAMNSIQKLEDVPVRRQSMDIISFTTLLNDSAEQIARQSGKTFVSSMDYDNVVINVDPYIVMQIFENMVANGVRYAVRQVNVHYDIQQSFMKITVSDDGQGFSEEALNKAVLPFYRGEVWDATEHRGLGLYICKVFCEKHNGILQVDNGPQGGGIVTASIGVQVDK; encoded by the coding sequence ATGGCCAAGCTCATGAATGGACGGTTATTCAAACGATTTACCTTGCGGCAATCTTTTATTTTGTTATCTGTAGCCACGCTTATTGCCGTGCTTGCCGTTATAACTCTGGAGTTCAACTGGGCGGAAAAGCTAAGGCAGCGTTTCGGAGAAACGGATTGGGTGCTTCCTTCCCTTGTCGCGGCAGTGATGCTTACTGTGACAGCCGGAATTATCACCATGGCCATACTCTTTTACAGATGGAAACTAAAACGTCCGCTGGAACTACTAAACCGAGCATCCGAGAAAATTTCGGCCAACGATCTAGACTTCCGCATCTCCTATGACAGCCGGGACGAGATGGGCGAGCTGGTTGCTGCATTCGAAAACATGCGCTCCACATTGGAGAAAAACGTAAGGATGCTCTGGCGGTCTGTTGAGGAACGCAAAAAACTAAATGCAATTTTTGCTCATGACCTGAGAACACCGTTGTCCGTGTTGAAAGGGAACACCGAGCTACTCGCTGCTTATCTGCCTGAAAAAAAATTGTCTGAAGAAAAGGTGCTGGAACTTATCCATACCATGAATCTTAACATCGTGCGTCTGGAGAACTATACGGAGGCCATGAACTCGATTCAGAAACTGGAGGATGTCCCAGTACGACGCCAATCGATGGATATAATCTCATTCACGACTCTGCTAAACGACAGTGCTGAACAAATTGCAAGGCAATCTGGCAAAACCTTTGTCTCATCCATGGACTATGATAACGTCGTAATCAACGTGGACCCCTATATCGTCATGCAAATTTTCGAGAATATGGTGGCCAATGGAGTTCGATACGCTGTCCGTCAAGTGAATGTTCACTATGACATTCAGCAAAGCTTTATGAAAATCACCGTCTCAGACGACGGGCAGGGCTTCTCCGAAGAAGCTCTCAACAAGGCTGTGCTCCCTTTCTACCGAGGCGAGGTGTGGGATGCGACCGAACATCGCGGGCTGGGCCTTTACATTTGCAAGGTGTTTTGCGAAAAGCATAACGGGATCCTGCAGGTCGATAACGGACCTCAAGGCGGCGGTATCGTCACTGCAAGTATTGGGGTCCAAGTTGATAAATAG
- a CDS encoding response regulator transcription factor: MHKILIVDDEADLRKLLTDYFEINGYAVLTAKDSQEALRKIEQQPDLVLLDINMPEQNGLQVCEKIRNFVSCPILFLTARIEDTDKIAGFRAGGDDYILKPFSIHELGARVEAHLRREQRIHIKSSVRFNEDLVIDYTARGVFYRHKQIPLAKKEFDIIELLSTHPNIVFEKERIYEKIWGWDTQGDSSVIAEHIRRIRSRLKEHGCNDRIETVWGVGYKWPSS; the protein is encoded by the coding sequence ATACATAAAATACTGATCGTAGACGATGAAGCAGATCTGCGAAAGCTGCTGACGGATTATTTCGAAATCAATGGGTATGCCGTCTTAACGGCCAAGGACAGCCAAGAAGCGCTGCGGAAAATCGAACAACAACCCGACCTTGTTTTGCTGGATATCAACATGCCTGAGCAGAACGGCCTGCAAGTATGTGAGAAGATCCGTAACTTTGTATCATGTCCAATTCTATTTTTAACAGCTCGAATTGAAGATACCGATAAAATAGCCGGATTTCGGGCCGGAGGTGACGACTATATCCTTAAACCTTTCAGCATTCACGAGTTGGGGGCCAGGGTTGAAGCGCATTTGCGCAGGGAGCAGCGAATCCACATCAAATCCTCGGTGAGGTTTAACGAAGACCTGGTCATTGACTATACAGCACGGGGGGTCTTCTACCGTCATAAGCAAATCCCACTGGCCAAAAAAGAGTTCGACATTATCGAGTTGCTGTCTACGCATCCCAATATCGTGTTTGAAAAGGAACGCATATACGAAAAAATTTGGGGTTGGGACACCCAAGGCGATAGTAGTGTCATCGCGGAACATATTCGTAGAATTCGCTCTAGATTAAAAGAACACGGGTGCAATGACCGAATCGAGACCGTTTGGGGAGTAGGATACAAATGGCCAAGCTCATGA
- a CDS encoding glycoside hydrolase family 2 protein: MRARLSIPLEESWIFQADTENEGVKQKWHEEGPPLGENIKIPHTWNVQNGLQEFRGTGWYSCVFFAPAEWEGKLLRLQFDAVYRDAVVWVNGQKVGEHINSGYTSFVLEISSTVVFGENNRVVVSANNENSQTALPMGNSFDWADDGGIIRGVSLIVSGRAAIDYTKIQAVPVFSDEGEGCCSPYGLISGEICLWGQYGEANNTSLKMIVRVTSKDGTIISEEWEKSSFKSLLHFKNIKVESPKLWHFDHPHLYKVNLSLNVGEVLSDEVTVEIGFREIRSKGSTLLLNREPVRLMGVEWMPGSHPNRGMAETSSQLQEMLRHIKEANCVITRFHWQQDSKLLEWCDRNGLLVQEEIPHWQAPLDPDAEWLQTSMQHAQEMIQQHYNHPCIYAWGIGNEVNGQSPVTVRYFEKLKALVSDLDDTRFINYVSNTVHENSAKDATGVGDVIMWNDYIGTWHGDLDRPAVIDTITETYEDKPVIVAEYGLCEPAYEGGDKRRIQILTDNTSEYRNHSGIAAIIFFSLNDYRTQMGEAGEGMLRQRVHGSMYLDGTPKPSYEVLRQLASPINISLTLQYDLGKMEVIIETSNDIPSYRISGYTLRMIDTDGDVYAQEIPKLEPGERCVLQFLDIPQLRWDEMLLNIARPTGFTVLSGSLTRF; this comes from the coding sequence ATGAGAGCCAGATTAAGTATTCCATTGGAAGAATCATGGATATTTCAGGCAGATACAGAGAACGAAGGAGTAAAACAAAAATGGCATGAAGAGGGTCCTCCTTTAGGAGAGAACATCAAAATTCCACACACATGGAATGTGCAAAATGGTTTGCAGGAGTTTCGTGGCACAGGCTGGTATAGTTGCGTCTTTTTTGCACCCGCTGAATGGGAGGGCAAATTACTTCGACTGCAGTTCGATGCGGTATATCGTGATGCAGTTGTATGGGTAAATGGACAAAAGGTAGGAGAACATATCAATTCAGGTTACACCTCATTTGTTTTAGAGATCTCAAGTACTGTTGTCTTTGGAGAAAACAACAGGGTTGTGGTATCGGCAAATAATGAGAATAGTCAGACAGCCCTTCCAATGGGTAATAGCTTTGATTGGGCAGACGATGGCGGAATTATACGCGGTGTATCTCTCATCGTTAGCGGGCGCGCAGCGATTGATTATACCAAAATTCAAGCGGTTCCTGTCTTTAGCGATGAAGGAGAAGGATGCTGCTCCCCGTACGGTTTAATATCAGGCGAGATTTGTTTGTGGGGACAATATGGAGAGGCTAACAACACATCTTTAAAGATGATTGTGAGGGTAACGAGCAAAGATGGCACGATCATTTCAGAAGAATGGGAGAAGTCTAGCTTCAAAAGCCTGTTGCACTTTAAAAATATTAAGGTGGAAAGCCCCAAGTTGTGGCATTTTGACCATCCTCATTTATACAAGGTGAATCTTTCTTTAAACGTGGGTGAGGTCCTCTCGGATGAGGTAACCGTTGAAATTGGTTTTAGAGAGATTCGTTCAAAAGGAAGTACATTACTACTTAACCGAGAACCTGTACGCCTCATGGGGGTTGAATGGATGCCGGGCTCACACCCGAATCGAGGAATGGCTGAAACGTCGAGCCAACTTCAAGAGATGCTCCGACATATTAAAGAGGCCAATTGCGTCATCACCCGTTTTCATTGGCAGCAAGATAGCAAGTTACTGGAATGGTGTGATCGAAACGGGTTATTGGTACAGGAAGAGATTCCGCATTGGCAGGCACCGCTTGATCCTGACGCCGAATGGCTTCAAACCTCCATGCAGCATGCCCAGGAGATGATTCAACAGCATTACAACCATCCATGTATTTATGCTTGGGGAATAGGCAACGAGGTGAATGGGCAATCCCCTGTCACCGTCCGTTATTTTGAGAAATTAAAAGCGCTTGTTAGCGATCTGGATGATACTCGATTTATTAACTACGTATCCAACACGGTGCATGAAAATTCCGCCAAAGATGCAACGGGTGTTGGTGATGTTATCATGTGGAATGATTACATTGGAACATGGCATGGCGATTTAGACAGGCCAGCCGTTATTGATACCATTACAGAGACTTATGAAGATAAACCTGTGATCGTTGCAGAGTATGGACTATGTGAGCCCGCTTACGAGGGTGGAGACAAACGACGTATACAGATTCTTACTGACAACACGAGTGAGTACCGGAACCACTCTGGAATTGCTGCGATTATTTTTTTCAGTCTAAACGATTATCGGACACAGATGGGCGAAGCAGGTGAGGGGATGCTGCGTCAACGTGTGCACGGTTCCATGTATCTGGATGGCACGCCTAAGCCTTCATATGAAGTTCTGCGTCAATTGGCCTCCCCGATCAACATTTCCTTAACTCTGCAATATGATCTGGGCAAAATGGAAGTAATCATAGAAACCTCGAATGACATTCCATCCTATAGAATATCTGGATATACACTGAGGATGATCGATACGGACGGGGATGTATATGCTCAGGAAATTCCAAAGTTAGAACCAGGAGAGCGTTGTGTTCTACAGTTTTTAGACATACCGCAGTTAAGGTGGGACGAAATGCTGTTGAATATTGCAAGACCTACCGGATTTACGGTCTTAAGCGGTTCATTAACCCGTTTCTAG
- a CDS encoding XRE family transcriptional regulator, translating to MKFELGRCLLNERLMESGKSAEWLAKELLFKPERVYDFIENKRVMPLKIAISIADSIDCDIRALYELIPNDNDVKGDGWNI from the coding sequence TTGAAATTCGAATTAGGACGTTGCTTACTGAATGAACGGTTGATGGAGTCTGGAAAGTCAGCGGAATGGCTGGCAAAAGAGTTACTTTTTAAACCCGAACGAGTTTACGACTTTATTGAAAACAAGAGAGTGATGCCGCTCAAAATTGCCATATCGATCGCCGATTCCATCGATTGTGATATTCGTGCCTTGTATGAATTAATTCCGAACGATAACGATGTAAAGGGAGACGGATGGAATATTTAA